A single genomic interval of Sphingobacteriales bacterium harbors:
- a CDS encoding NUDIX hydrolase translates to MPYTYEYPRPALTVDCVVFGYDNIDEALRVLLIERNSEPFKNQWALPGGFVEMDEDLKTAAKRELEEETGLSDIFLEQLFTFGMPNRDPRGRVVSVAYYALINLRSTPPTKPATDANQAEWFDVNNIPSLAFDHPLILETALTRLRNKLRYVPIGFELLPKKFPLSALQKLYELILAPELIKAGKTGLDKRNFRKKLQRLGILKELGERQQHVAHRAAQLYSFDEQKYEQLIKSGFNFEL, encoded by the coding sequence ATGCCTTATACCTACGAGTACCCACGCCCAGCCTTAACAGTAGATTGTGTAGTGTTTGGTTACGACAATATTGATGAAGCGCTGCGTGTACTTTTAATAGAACGCAATAGCGAGCCGTTTAAAAACCAATGGGCTTTGCCCGGAGGTTTTGTTGAAATGGACGAAGACCTTAAAACTGCAGCCAAGCGCGAATTAGAAGAGGAAACCGGATTGAGTGATATTTTTTTAGAACAACTTTTTACCTTTGGTATGCCTAACCGCGACCCCCGTGGACGGGTAGTATCGGTAGCCTATTATGCCCTTATTAACCTGCGAAGCACCCCGCCAACAAAACCCGCCACCGATGCCAACCAAGCCGAATGGTTTGACGTAAACAATATACCTTCGTTAGCCTTTGACCACCCCTTGATTTTAGAAACCGCACTTACCCGCCTGCGCAACAAATTGCGTTATGTGCCTATTGGTTTTGAGTTGCTGCCTAAAAAATTCCCGCTATCGGCATTGCAAAAACTCTACGAACTTATTTTAGCCCCCGAGCTTATAAAAGCAGGCAAAACAGGCTTAGATAAACGCAATTTTAGAAAAAAACTACAACGTTTAGGCATCTTAAAAGAATTAGGCGAAAGGCAACAACACGTAGCACACCGCGCCGCCCAACTCTATAGTTTTGACGAACAAAAATACGAGCAACTAATAAAAAGCGGATTTAATTTTGAATTATAA
- a CDS encoding RS21-C6 protein has translation MPQLPQQPTLPQLQQFIAELCRQKGWDKNNHLEIMLLLIEEVGELAKEIRKTTKLWASNETPPANKTALENEFADVLNYLLDLTNYFEIDLEKAFIAKNTENLNRTWT, from the coding sequence ATGCCCCAACTACCCCAACAACCCACCCTCCCCCAGCTTCAGCAGTTTATAGCCGAACTTTGCCGCCAAAAAGGCTGGGATAAAAATAACCACCTCGAAATAATGTTGCTGCTTATTGAAGAGGTAGGCGAATTGGCAAAAGAAATAAGAAAAACCACCAAACTATGGGCATCAAACGAAACGCCACCTGCCAATAAAACAGCTTTAGAAAACGAGTTTGCCGATGTGTTAAACTACCTGCTCGACTTGACAAACTATTTTGAAATTGATTTGGAAAAAGCCTTTATCGCCAAAAATACCGAAAATCTAAACCGAACCTGGACTTAG
- a CDS encoding EamA family transporter produces the protein MKQYQLFALISMVFAGFTAVIAKAGLKNINGDTGLAIRSSFVFIFAWMIIFSSNNNIKDFSNLTKRDVFILGCSAISTTLSWLFYYRAIKIGAVSEVALIDKASIIITLLLSFIFLNEQLTFKIAFGALLIISGLLVLTVK, from the coding sequence ATGAAACAATACCAATTATTTGCCCTTATTTCGATGGTGTTTGCAGGGTTTACCGCCGTAATTGCCAAGGCCGGACTTAAAAACATAAACGGAGACACCGGACTTGCCATTCGGTCAAGTTTTGTATTTATATTTGCGTGGATGATTATCTTTTCATCCAACAACAATATTAAAGATTTTTCGAACTTAACAAAAAGAGATGTTTTTATTTTAGGTTGTTCGGCTATTTCTACAACTTTGTCGTGGCTATTTTATTACAGAGCCATAAAAATTGGGGCAGTTTCTGAGGTAGCCCTTATTGATAAGGCAAGCATTATTATTACTTTATTGCTTTCTTTTATTTTTTTAAACGAACAACTAACTTTTAAAATTGCCTTTGGCGCACTGCTCATTATTTCCGGACTTTTAGTTTTAACCGTCAAATAA
- a CDS encoding DUF1801 domain-containing protein produces the protein MNTETQTYNHKQTSPYKEICDLLAQTICSELPEATHKIWHAHPVWFLNDNPIVGYSLQKNGLRLMFWSGADFDEELLNYKGKKFKDASIFYNNIPEINLNDLKRWLNKSKEIQWDYKNIIKRKGVLEKLK, from the coding sequence ATGAATACAGAAACACAAACTTATAACCACAAGCAAACCTCGCCCTACAAAGAAATTTGCGACTTACTTGCCCAAACAATTTGCTCGGAATTACCCGAAGCAACCCATAAAATTTGGCACGCCCACCCCGTTTGGTTTTTAAACGACAACCCCATAGTTGGCTACAGCTTGCAAAAAAATGGACTGCGGCTAATGTTTTGGAGCGGCGCCGACTTTGACGAAGAACTTCTAAATTATAAAGGTAAAAAATTTAAAGATGCTTCTATTTTTTACAATAATATTCCGGAAATTAACTTGAACGACCTAAAACGCTGGCTCAATAAATCAAAAGAAATTCAATGGGATTATAAAAACATTATCAAACGAAAAGGCGTTTTAGAAAAACTTAAATAG
- a CDS encoding DUF2200 domain-containing protein: MKTTPQHNERMAKITFAEIYPQYIRKVESKGRTIAELHQVIEWLTGFDEKKLQSLIDQKVSFEVFFNEATLNPNAHLITGLICGYRVEEIENPLTKQVRYLDKLVDELAKGKKMKSILRTA; encoded by the coding sequence ATGAAAACAACACCTCAACACAATGAACGTATGGCCAAAATAACCTTTGCCGAAATATACCCGCAATACATCCGGAAAGTTGAGTCTAAAGGCAGGACAATAGCAGAACTGCATCAGGTTATAGAATGGCTAACTGGGTTCGACGAAAAAAAACTACAATCGTTAATTGACCAAAAAGTAAGTTTTGAAGTATTTTTTAACGAGGCAACCCTAAACCCGAATGCTCATTTAATAACGGGGCTAATTTGTGGTTATAGAGTAGAAGAAATTGAAAACCCTTTAACCAAACAAGTGCGATACCTCGACAAATTAGTGGACGAATTAGCAAAAGGAAAAAAAATGAAAAGCATTTTAAGAACTGCTTAG
- a CDS encoding glycosyltransferase, translating into MPRILVAVLNWGLGHATRCIPVIRALQQNGAEVIIASDGLSLKLLQTEFPSLPAEPLPPYNIRYTGKHIWLDALTQAPHVLKQIKAEQLATQNLLQKHGNITAIISDNRYGCYHSQIPSVIITHQVFLHLPHPIKWLQPLVQRFNRQLINKFNYCWIPDWPHPQANLSGELAHKHLLPTEQFVFVGPLSRFNYPDDNNINNDNASKPYFSSEKNTNTAAAWSIVALVSGPEPLRTQFEAIMQNQLLAFCATTNQTALLLQGQPQNNSTIKPHPKTPLLQIAPHLPTQQLQHHLKNAQIIIARSGYSTVMDLAVLQKKAIFCPTPGQTEQLYLAKQFMKKQFFYTQPQHRLNIAKALEEAVKYQGLPAQLNPNLADNQTLLNKAINNLLSKH; encoded by the coding sequence ATGCCGCGCATTTTAGTAGCTGTTTTAAATTGGGGTTTAGGCCACGCTACCCGTTGTATTCCGGTAATACGCGCCTTACAGCAAAATGGTGCCGAAGTAATAATTGCCAGCGATGGGTTATCTTTAAAATTATTGCAAACCGAGTTTCCGAGCTTGCCTGCCGAGCCATTACCGCCCTATAATATACGCTACACGGGCAAACATATATGGCTCGATGCCCTTACCCAAGCGCCACACGTGCTAAAACAAATTAAAGCCGAGCAGTTGGCAACACAAAATTTACTTCAAAAACATGGCAATATTACGGCAATTATCTCCGACAATAGGTACGGTTGTTACCACTCACAAATACCATCGGTAATAATTACCCATCAGGTATTTTTGCACCTACCCCACCCTATAAAATGGTTGCAACCTTTGGTTCAGCGTTTTAATAGGCAGCTTATTAACAAATTTAATTATTGCTGGATACCCGACTGGCCACACCCTCAAGCGAATCTATCCGGAGAGTTAGCGCATAAACACCTTTTGCCGACCGAACAATTTGTTTTTGTAGGGCCGCTTAGCCGGTTTAATTATCCGGATGATAATAATATTAATAACGATAATGCCTCTAAGCCCTATTTTTCATCAGAGAAAAATACAAATACAGCGGCAGCGTGGTCAATAGTAGCCTTAGTTTCGGGGCCTGAGCCTTTGCGCACCCAATTCGAAGCAATTATGCAAAACCAGTTGCTTGCCTTTTGTGCTACTACTAACCAAACAGCCTTACTACTACAAGGACAGCCACAAAATAATTCAACTATTAAACCGCACCCAAAAACACCATTACTGCAAATTGCCCCCCATTTGCCCACCCAACAACTACAACACCACCTTAAAAATGCTCAAATAATAATAGCCCGCAGTGGGTACAGTACCGTTATGGACCTTGCCGTGCTACAAAAAAAAGCCATCTTTTGCCCAACGCCGGGGCAAACCGAACAACTGTATTTGGCAAAACAATTTATGAAAAAACAGTTTTTTTACACCCAACCACAACACCGGTTAAACATAGCTAAAGCCTTAGAAGAAGCGGTTAAGTACCAGGGCTTACCCGCGCAACTTAACCCCAACTTAGCAGACAATCAAACCTTATTAAACAAAGCTATTAATAATTTGCTCTCAAAACATTGA
- a CDS encoding DNA primase, with product MSIIPQHIVAKIIETARIEEVVGDFVNLKRRGANYHACCPFHNEKTPSFNVSPTKNIFKCFGCGKAGSPASFIMLHEKMAYYEALRYLANKYQIEIPDEIDPSVLEAEKQAESLYIVNTFAANYFANYLQTDPEGQTLGLSYFNERGFTNNDVVKQFQLGFSPDNFDSFLHEAQQKGYSVDLLQKAGLVSEKNGKVFPFFRGRVIFPIQNLSGKVVAFAGRTLHSAQQPKYLNTPETAIYHKGNLLYGLYQARQSIRQKDQCILVEGYTDVLSLRLVGIENAVASSGTSLTTEQSKLIKRFTNNVLILFDGDNAGVKAALRGIDILLEDDLDVRVLLLPDGEDPDSFAKKNGRMATEAYLTTESADFIRFKTNLLLTEAAGDPIKTSGVISNVLQSVALIPNSIKRSLYIREAAARFKMDEQIVISEVNKFRLQHHTHKQQKSAANQTQIHPNSTTEAAADANKTISLALDQPTAPADTPVQNDRANNRLERELLRELFEYGAELIQTDVPLAAYIINEIIGLPFNNDQYNKIIDIYCKLLEKGQLPTRETLSALLDEEHAQTLAEIANLVGTPSENWRKLHKIELPNIDKFQIERTLEIINRFKIDYVGQLMNNKLDELKTLQNIEAENEIIQAYQELMTWQKELAKATKEMVIVR from the coding sequence GTGTCGATTATACCCCAACATATTGTCGCTAAAATTATTGAAACAGCCCGGATAGAGGAGGTTGTAGGCGATTTTGTGAACCTAAAACGGCGTGGGGCAAATTACCATGCCTGTTGCCCATTTCACAACGAAAAAACTCCTTCGTTCAACGTATCACCGACTAAAAATATTTTTAAATGCTTTGGGTGCGGCAAGGCAGGCTCTCCGGCCAGTTTTATTATGCTGCACGAAAAAATGGCCTACTACGAGGCATTGCGCTATCTGGCCAATAAATATCAAATAGAAATTCCGGATGAAATTGACCCCTCCGTTCTTGAAGCCGAAAAACAAGCCGAAAGTTTATACATCGTCAATACCTTTGCCGCTAATTATTTTGCTAATTATTTGCAAACCGACCCCGAAGGGCAAACCCTTGGCCTTAGCTATTTTAACGAGCGTGGCTTTACAAACAACGATGTTGTAAAACAGTTTCAGTTGGGCTTTAGCCCTGATAATTTTGATAGTTTTTTGCACGAAGCACAACAAAAAGGCTACTCGGTTGATTTGCTACAAAAGGCGGGCTTAGTGAGCGAAAAAAATGGCAAAGTTTTTCCTTTTTTTCGGGGGCGGGTTATTTTTCCTATTCAAAATTTATCGGGTAAAGTAGTGGCCTTTGCCGGGCGCACCCTACACAGTGCCCAACAACCTAAATACCTAAACACCCCCGAAACGGCAATTTACCACAAAGGCAACTTGCTGTACGGTTTGTATCAGGCAAGGCAAAGTATTAGGCAAAAAGATCAATGTATTTTGGTCGAGGGCTATACCGATGTGCTGTCGCTTCGGTTAGTTGGCATTGAAAACGCCGTTGCGTCGTCGGGTACATCGCTTACTACCGAGCAGTCGAAATTGATAAAACGGTTTACAAACAACGTACTTATTTTGTTTGATGGCGATAATGCGGGAGTAAAAGCGGCCTTGCGCGGTATTGATATTTTATTAGAAGATGACTTAGATGTGCGGGTATTATTACTTCCGGATGGCGAAGACCCCGACTCGTTTGCCAAAAAAAATGGCCGGATGGCGACCGAAGCCTATTTAACTACCGAAAGTGCCGATTTTATCCGGTTTAAAACCAATTTACTACTAACCGAGGCCGCCGGCGACCCCATTAAAACATCCGGCGTAATTAGCAATGTTTTGCAAAGCGTCGCATTAATTCCAAACAGTATTAAACGCTCGTTATATATCCGCGAAGCCGCCGCCCGCTTTAAAATGGACGAGCAAATTGTTATTTCAGAGGTCAATAAATTTAGGCTTCAACACCACACGCACAAACAACAAAAATCGGCTGCTAATCAAACCCAAATTCATCCAAACAGCACCACCGAGGCGGCAGCTGATGCCAATAAAACAATATCGCTGGCACTCGACCAACCCACAGCGCCGGCAGACACACCAGTACAAAATGATAGGGCAAATAACCGCTTAGAACGCGAGCTTTTGCGCGAACTGTTTGAATACGGCGCCGAACTGATACAAACCGATGTGCCTTTGGCAGCCTATATTATCAACGAAATTATAGGCTTGCCGTTTAACAACGACCAATACAATAAAATTATTGATATTTATTGCAAATTATTAGAAAAAGGGCAATTGCCCACCCGCGAAACCCTATCGGCCTTATTAGACGAAGAGCACGCCCAAACCTTAGCCGAAATTGCCAATTTGGTAGGTACACCTAGCGAAAACTGGCGTAAACTACATAAAATTGAACTGCCAAATATTGACAAATTTCAAATTGAACGCACCCTCGAAATAATTAACCGATTTAAAATTGACTACGTTGGCCAATTAATGAATAACAAGTTAGATGAACTTAAAACCCTCCAAAATATTGAAGCCGAAAACGAAATAATACAAGCTTATCAAGAACTGATGACATGGCAAAAAGAATTGGCAAAAGCTACAAAAGAGATGGTAATTGTTCGATAA
- a CDS encoding 1-acyl-sn-glycerol-3-phosphate acyltransferase, whose protein sequence is MIKRLFYWIYTGYAGFVFAIPMLIGVGLSFILPIVLPSERRWRRAFLAYCRFWANTWAKLVGVKIVVQNEEVCVKPNQQCVFVGNHASYGDIIALAAAVKHSFSGVAKMESKNYFLFGHVFKRSSVLVDRKDPESRKKSYIEIKKLAFDYGISVFIFPEGTFSNPDKEVLMPFNSGAFRIAAELNLPIQPIIITHVRDMMPNFKLPLRPCTIYFRYLPPTYTQGCTVEDADKLRAQVWQQIQDALLIHEPLYKPFVNNPPANPHAADL, encoded by the coding sequence ATGATAAAGAGATTATTTTATTGGATTTATACTGGGTATGCTGGTTTTGTTTTTGCCATACCAATGCTAATTGGCGTAGGCTTATCGTTTATTTTACCTATTGTACTGCCCTCTGAACGGCGTTGGCGACGAGCATTTTTAGCTTACTGCCGGTTTTGGGCCAATACATGGGCTAAATTAGTGGGGGTAAAAATAGTAGTGCAAAACGAAGAGGTTTGTGTAAAGCCAAACCAGCAATGCGTATTTGTTGGCAACCACGCCAGCTACGGCGATATTATAGCCTTGGCGGCAGCCGTTAAGCATTCGTTTTCGGGAGTTGCTAAAATGGAGTCAAAAAATTATTTCTTGTTTGGCCATGTGTTTAAACGCTCGTCGGTATTAGTGGACAGAAAAGACCCCGAAAGCCGGAAAAAAAGTTATATAGAAATAAAAAAATTAGCCTTTGACTACGGTATATCTGTATTTATTTTTCCGGAAGGCACTTTTAGCAATCCGGATAAAGAAGTATTGATGCCCTTTAATTCGGGAGCCTTTCGCATAGCCGCCGAACTTAACCTCCCCATTCAACCGATTATCATTACCCATGTACGCGATATGATGCCCAATTTTAAATTGCCGCTTCGCCCATGTACTATTTATTTTAGATATTTGCCCCCAACTTATACACAGGGTTGCACCGTTGAAGATGCCGATAAATTGCGCGCTCAGGTGTGGCAACAAATTCAAGATGCCTTGTTAATACACGAACCACTTTACAAACCTTTTGTAAACAACCCGCCAGCCAACCCTCATGCTGCCGATTTATAG
- a CDS encoding AMP-binding protein: MAAKIWYPFYPEGVPQEINAEQYVNIPEMIQEAVHLYANRPAYSNMGKTITFNTLDQLSNNFGAYLQKNLGLRPGDRIALMMPNCLQYPVALFGALKAGLVVVNTNPLYTPREMEHQFNDSGATAIVIVENFAANLQKILPNTPIKHIITTGLGDMLSFIKGTLVNFVVKHVKKMVPAYQLPATISFKSALSAGKSLSLQVHKAQPNDLALLQYTGGTTGLSKGAMLSHKNIIANSMQIGAWLDCSKADLKRGQEIIITALPLYHIFAFTVNCLFACNYGMHSILITNPRDMKAFIGELKKYKFSLITGVNTLFNGLLNQPDFASIDFSNLRIAIGGGMAVQRAVAEKWQKVTGCYLAEGYGLTESSPVLCAQPLDGTGTIGTIGLPVPSTDIKIVDDNGNELPLGERGEIIGAGPQIMLGYYNHPEATAEVIKDGWLYTGDIGIMDSSGLTRLVDRKKEMILVSGFNVYPNEIEDVIAMHPQVLEVAVIGVPDAKSGEAVKAYIVKKDDSLTVESLEKHFEDSLTSYKKPKHYEFRTELPKSNIGKILRRLLKEELKNK, encoded by the coding sequence ATGGCTGCAAAAATTTGGTATCCGTTTTACCCCGAAGGCGTTCCGCAAGAAATAAATGCCGAGCAATACGTCAATATTCCGGAAATGATACAAGAGGCTGTGCATCTTTATGCTAACAGGCCTGCCTATTCTAATATGGGAAAGACCATAACTTTTAACACCCTCGACCAACTGTCGAATAATTTTGGGGCTTACCTGCAAAAAAACCTGGGTTTACGCCCCGGCGACCGCATTGCCTTAATGATGCCCAACTGCTTACAATACCCTGTTGCCTTATTTGGAGCGTTAAAGGCCGGCTTGGTAGTGGTTAATACAAACCCCCTTTACACCCCGCGTGAAATGGAGCATCAATTTAACGACTCAGGGGCTACGGCCATTGTTATCGTTGAGAATTTTGCCGCCAATTTGCAAAAAATATTGCCCAACACTCCCATTAAACACATTATAACTACCGGATTAGGTGATATGTTGTCGTTTATTAAAGGTACATTGGTTAATTTTGTAGTTAAGCACGTAAAAAAAATGGTGCCAGCCTACCAACTACCTGCGACCATTTCGTTTAAATCGGCTTTAAGTGCGGGCAAAAGCTTAAGCTTACAAGTACACAAAGCACAACCCAACGACCTGGCATTATTACAATACACGGGCGGCACTACCGGATTATCGAAAGGCGCTATGCTTAGCCATAAAAACATTATAGCCAACTCTATGCAAATAGGCGCTTGGCTCGATTGTAGCAAAGCAGATCTGAAACGCGGGCAAGAAATAATTATTACGGCATTGCCACTTTACCACATATTTGCATTTACAGTAAATTGTTTGTTTGCCTGCAATTATGGTATGCACAGCATATTAATTACTAACCCCCGCGACATGAAAGCGTTTATAGGCGAACTTAAAAAATACAAATTTAGCTTAATTACGGGCGTGAACACCTTATTTAATGGCTTGTTAAACCAACCCGATTTTGCAAGCATTGATTTTAGTAACCTCAGAATTGCAATTGGTGGAGGCATGGCAGTGCAACGAGCCGTAGCCGAAAAATGGCAAAAAGTAACCGGATGTTATTTAGCCGAAGGCTACGGACTAACCGAGTCTTCGCCGGTATTATGTGCGCAGCCCTTAGATGGTACAGGCACAATTGGCACAATAGGTTTACCCGTACCAAGCACCGATATAAAAATTGTGGACGACAATGGCAACGAATTACCGCTTGGCGAGCGAGGAGAGATTATAGGCGCAGGCCCTCAAATTATGTTGGGCTACTATAACCACCCCGAAGCAACCGCCGAAGTAATTAAAGATGGCTGGCTATATACCGGCGATATAGGCATAATGGACTCAAGTGGTTTAACACGACTTGTTGACCGCAAGAAAGAAATGATTTTAGTATCGGGATTTAATGTTTACCCCAACGAAATTGAAGACGTAATTGCTATGCACCCTCAAGTTTTAGAAGTAGCCGTAATTGGGGTTCCGGATGCAAAATCGGGTGAGGCGGTTAAGGCTTATATCGTAAAAAAAGACGACTCACTAACAGTCGAATCGTTAGAGAAGCACTTCGAAGATAGCTTAACCAGTTATAAAAAACCCAAACATTACGAGTTTCGAACCGAGTTGCCTAAATCGAACATAGGTAAAATTTTGCGGCGTTTGCTAAAAGAAGAATTGAAAAACAAATAG
- the asnB gene encoding asparagine synthase (glutamine-hydrolyzing), translating into MCRIAGFWDFRDSDVSYHPENTINAMQAVLAHGGPDDSGTAIFHLTNPKQSLLAFGHRRLSIIDTSKAGHQPMSWQHLTIIFNGELYNYAQIKHELQNQYGRQFTTQTDTEVLLQAWHQWGSDCLNKFNGMFAFALFDQQTQNLTLVRDRFGVKPLYWYQKNGLLLFASELKAFHKHPHFEPSLNAQAISLYLQQGYIQAPHCIYEESQKLPGGTLLQITAQGQITQQTWYSAAQVYANPIELPTTEPELITHLEKLLHQSFALRMVADVPIGVFLSGGIDSTTVAALLQQQFSQPLQTFTIGFDQPDLNEAHHAKQIANYLKTQHTELYCTEADCRNLLPLLPTIFDEPFGDSSAIPTYLVAQLAKQQVKVSLSADGGDELFGGYTKYQATLSGFNQWQKLPAKQLLSKTIQLFNPDFLAKMLSLLPAIQKNHTNLSNKLYKLQRAVQANTISDFFAAASVYLSPKEQQLIYPVFCPRWQPDFQPQNNRIVGYLGLTDLLTYLEGDILTKVDRATMHNALEGREPFLDHRLVNFALSLPDAYKIKNGQTKYLLRQVLYKYVPKQLIDRPKQGFAIPITQWLHTILRQPLQALTHDQTFFADTQLQQPTVSRLINQFLNKKQYVNPHIIWFIYTFWVWWHQYKK; encoded by the coding sequence ATGTGCCGAATAGCAGGTTTTTGGGATTTCCGAGACAGCGATGTATCTTATCATCCGGAAAATACCATAAATGCCATGCAAGCGGTCTTAGCGCATGGTGGCCCCGACGATTCCGGAACCGCTATTTTCCACCTAACAAATCCAAAGCAAAGTTTGTTGGCATTTGGGCACAGGCGGCTGTCTATTATTGACACCAGCAAAGCCGGCCATCAACCTATGTCGTGGCAACACTTAACCATTATTTTTAATGGCGAGTTGTATAATTACGCGCAAATTAAACACGAGCTACAAAACCAGTACGGCAGGCAATTTACCACCCAAACCGATACCGAAGTACTGCTTCAGGCATGGCATCAGTGGGGTAGCGATTGTTTAAACAAGTTTAACGGCATGTTTGCCTTTGCTCTGTTCGACCAGCAAACCCAAAACCTAACCTTAGTGCGCGACCGTTTTGGCGTTAAGCCTTTATATTGGTACCAAAAAAATGGATTGTTGCTTTTTGCCTCCGAGTTAAAAGCGTTTCATAAACACCCCCATTTTGAGCCAAGTTTAAACGCCCAAGCAATTTCGTTGTATTTGCAGCAAGGCTATATTCAAGCACCTCACTGTATTTATGAAGAATCGCAAAAATTGCCCGGCGGCACACTTTTGCAAATAACAGCACAAGGGCAAATTACACAACAAACATGGTATAGCGCTGCACAGGTTTACGCAAACCCAATTGAACTGCCCACCACCGAGCCTGAGCTTATAACCCACTTAGAAAAATTACTTCACCAAAGCTTTGCCCTGCGTATGGTGGCCGATGTGCCAATAGGTGTTTTTTTGTCGGGGGGAATTGATAGTACCACCGTAGCAGCCTTGTTGCAACAACAATTTAGTCAACCGCTACAAACCTTTACCATTGGTTTTGACCAACCCGACCTAAACGAAGCCCACCATGCCAAACAAATTGCAAACTACCTAAAAACCCAGCACACCGAACTGTATTGTACCGAAGCCGACTGCCGCAATTTATTGCCTTTATTGCCCACTATTTTTGACGAGCCTTTTGGCGACAGCTCGGCAATTCCTACCTATTTGGTGGCACAACTTGCCAAACAGCAGGTAAAAGTTAGCCTTAGTGCCGATGGTGGCGATGAACTTTTTGGCGGATATACAAAATACCAAGCTACTTTATCCGGATTTAACCAATGGCAAAAGCTTCCGGCAAAACAACTCTTGAGCAAAACTATACAACTATTTAATCCGGATTTTTTAGCTAAAATGCTCTCACTTCTGCCCGCAATACAAAAAAATCATACCAACTTATCCAATAAGCTCTACAAACTGCAAAGAGCAGTACAGGCCAATACTATATCCGACTTTTTTGCAGCAGCATCGGTATATTTAAGCCCTAAAGAGCAGCAGCTAATTTACCCTGTTTTTTGCCCGCGATGGCAGCCCGATTTTCAACCCCAAAACAACCGAATTGTAGGCTATTTGGGTTTAACCGACTTGCTAACCTATTTAGAAGGCGATATTTTAACCAAAGTTGACCGCGCAACCATGCACAACGCCCTCGAAGGCCGCGAACCTTTTTTAGACCACCGCCTCGTAAACTTTGCCCTGTCGTTGCCCGATGCGTATAAAATTAAAAACGGCCAAACAAAATACCTGCTTCGGCAAGTTTTATACAAGTACGTTCCAAAACAACTCATTGACCGCCCCAAGCAAGGATTTGCCATACCCATAACACAATGGCTGCATACTATATTGCGCCAACCTTTACAAGCCTTAACCCACGACCAAACATTTTTTGCCGATACACAGTTACAACAACCAACAGTTTCAAGGCTAATAAACCAATTTTTAAACAAAAAACAATATGTTAATCCACATATAATTTGGTTTATTTATACCTTTTGGGTATGGTGGCATCAGTATAAAAAATAA
- the cysC gene encoding adenylyl-sulfate kinase, with protein MPQPQHIYPVFDQLLQRAHKEQLLQQRGITLWFTGLSGAGKTTIAQALEQALYQNGIITQVLDGDNLRTGLNNNLGFTEADRTENIRRVAEVAKLFTHCGIVVIACFISPTHAIRQQAKQIIGATDFKEIFIDAPLAICEERDVKGLYKKARAGLIKDFTGIDAIFEPPQHPDLTLDTTQFTITQNVTQALQFLLPLIRIETPS; from the coding sequence ATGCCACAGCCCCAACATATTTACCCTGTTTTTGACCAACTGCTGCAACGCGCCCACAAAGAACAATTACTGCAACAACGCGGCATAACTTTGTGGTTTACGGGCTTATCGGGGGCCGGAAAAACTACCATTGCCCAAGCCTTAGAGCAAGCATTATACCAAAATGGCATTATTACCCAAGTATTAGATGGCGACAATTTGCGCACCGGTCTAAACAATAATTTGGGTTTTACCGAAGCCGACCGTACTGAAAACATCAGGCGCGTAGCCGAAGTTGCCAAACTATTTACTCATTGTGGCATTGTGGTTATTGCCTGTTTTATTAGCCCTACCCACGCAATACGCCAACAAGCTAAACAAATTATTGGCGCAACCGATTTTAAAGAAATTTTCATTGACGCCCCGCTTGCAATTTGCGAAGAACGCGATGTAAAAGGTTTGTATAAAAAAGCACGTGCTGGCTTAATAAAAGATTTTACCGGTATTGATGCCATTTTTGAGCCACCACAACATCCGGATTTAACCTTAGATACTACACAGTTTACCATCACACAAAACGTAACTCAGGCCTTACAATTTTTGCTGCCACTCATCCGGATAGAAACCCCAAGTTAA